One genomic window of Numida meleagris isolate 19003 breed g44 Domestic line chromosome 1, NumMel1.0, whole genome shotgun sequence includes the following:
- the TMPRSS6 gene encoding transmembrane protease serine 6 isoform X2 — protein sequence MEAEEQEEDASSLSKSESETNSRVCLRYVSLGIVFLLLAGAAAATWYFLDYRPWHLEPTILQFYSGSLQVLNRRYFPELGQVESRAFWLESAKLQNMLKDLIHSTELGRYYNSSTVYAFGEGALTFFFWFTLQIPESQQKEMTAERVNATLHQELITSFNSSGSLSYQAEYRVNPDSLILLESTVKDIVVLKSTLGCYRYSYVQEDDILRLEGPDYLASSCLWHLHGLKGYMIKLRLEWTLPDCRDRLAMYDAAGPLEKHLITSLCGLRTLQAYAERIPATSFADIAITFTSQISLTGPGVQAAYSLYNQSDPCPREFLCSVNGLCVPACDGIKDCPNGLDERNCVCPAKFQCQEDSTCIEFSKVCNQQQDCVNGSDEEQCNEEVPCGLFTHRCDDGTCVKKPNPLCDTTMDCKDLSDEKHCNCGLQAPLSRIIGGANSVEGEWPWQASLQVRGRHICGGTLIADRWVVSAAHCFQDERLASPSVWTVYLGKYFQNTSSHTEVSFKVIRLFLHPYYEEDSHDYDVALLQLDHPVITSPFIQPICLPATSHLFEPGLHCWITGWGALKEGGHISNILQKVDVQIIQQDTCSEAYHYMISPRMLCAGYDKGKKDACQGDSGGPLACEEPSGRWFLAGLVSWGMGCGRPNYYGVYTRITQVLGWMNQTMS from the exons ATGGAGGCCGAGGAACAGGAGGAAGATGCCAGCTCCCTCTCAAAGAGTGAATCAGAGACTAACTCACGTGTCTGCCTCCGCTATGTGTCTCTTGGAATAGTCTTTCTTTtgctggctggagctgctgcagcaacatGGTACTTCCTAG ACTATAGACCGTGGCACCTGGAACCCACCATCCTGCAGTTTTACTCCGGCAGCCTCCAGGTCCTCAATCGCAGATACTTCCCAGAACTTGGGCAGGTGGAATCCAGAGCCTTCTGGCTGGAGTCAGCTAAACTCCAGAATATG CTGAAAGATCTCATTCATTCCACAGAGCTGGGTCGGTATTACAACTCAAGCACAGTGTATGCCTTCGG GGAGGGGGCTCTGACCTTCTTCTTCTGGTTTACCCTCCAAATTCCTGAGAGTCAGCAGAAGGAGATGACTGCTGAGAGGGTAAACGCAACGCTCCACCAAGAGCTTATCACCAGCTTCAACAGCTCGGGCAGTCTGTCCTACCAGGCAGAGTACAGGGTCAACCCAGACTCGCTGATCCTGCTGG AATCCACTGTGAAAGACATAGTAGTGCTGAAATCCACTCTGG GTTGCTACAGATACAGCTATGTCCAGGAGGATGACATCCTAAGACTGGAGGGCCCTGACTATCTGGCTTCCAGTTGTCTTTGGCACCTCCACGGTCTCAAGGGCTACATGATCAAGCTACGCTTGGAGTGGACTCTGCCGGACTGCAGGGACCGCCTGGCTATGTATGATGCAGCAGGTCCCCTGGAGAAACACCTAATCACCTC GTTGTGCGGCCTGCGGACCCTACAAGCCTACGCTGAGAGGATCCCAGCCACATCCTTTGCTGACATTGCCATCACCTTCACTTCGCAGATCTCCTTAACTGGCCCTGGCGTGCAGGCAGCTTACAGCCTGTACAACCAATCTGATC CCTGTCCCAGGGAGTTCCTGTGTTCTGTGAATGGCTTGTGTGTCCCAGCCTGTGACGGAATCAAAGATTGCCCCAATGGGCTGGATGAGAGAAATTGCG TGTGCCCTGCAAAGTTCCAGTGCCAAGAGGACAGCACCTGCATTGAGTTCAGCAAGGTCTGCAATCAGCAGCAGGACTGTGTCAATGGAAGCGATGAGGAGCAGTGCAATGAAG AGGTTCCCTGTGGTCTTTTCACGCACCGCTGTGACGATGGGACCTGTGTGAAGAAACCCAACCCGTTGTGTGACACAACCATGGACTGCAAGGACCTGTCTGATGAGAAGCACTGCA ACTGTGGGCTGCAGGCCCCTCTCAGCAGGATCATTGGTGGTGCTAACTCTGTGGAAGGGGAATGGCCATGGCAAGCCAGCCTGCAAGTCCGGGGACGCCACATATGTGGGGGAACGCTCATTGCTGACCGCTGGGTGGTCTCAGCTGCACACTGCTTCCAGGATGAGAG ACTGGCTTCTCCCTCTGTCTGGACTGTTTACTTGGGCAAATACTTCCAAAACACCAGCAGCCACACAGAGGTGTCCTTCAAAGTGATCCGCCTCTTCCTCCATCCTTATTACGAGGAGGACAGCCATGACTATGATGtggccctgctccagctggaCCATCCTGTGATCACCTCACCCTTCATCCAGCCCATCTGCTTGCCTGCCACTTCTCACCTCTTTGAACCTGGCCTTCACTGCTGGATCACTGGCTGGGGAGCCCTCAAGGAAGGTG GGCACATTAGCAATATCCTGCAGAAGGTGGATGTGCAGATCATCCAGCAGGACACCTGCAGCGAGGCCTATCACTACATGATTTCTCCCAggatgctctgtgctggctACGACAAGGGCAAGAAGGATGCCTGCCAG gGTGATTCTGGAGGTCCACTGGCCTGTGAGGAGCCCAGTGGCAGGTGGTTTCTGGCTGGTTTGGTCAGCTGGGGAATGGGGTGTGGGCGTCCAAATTACTATGGAGTGTACACCAGGATCACTCAAGTTCTAGGCTGGATGAATCAAACCATGAGCTGA
- the TMPRSS6 gene encoding transmembrane protease serine 6 isoform X1: protein MEAEEQEEDASSLSKSESETNSRVCLRYVSLGIVFLLLAGAAAATWYFLDYRPWHLEPTILQFYSGSLQVLNRRYFPELGQVESRAFWLESAKLQNMLKDLIHSTELGRYYNSSTVYAFGEGALTFFFWFTLQIPESQQKEMTAERVNATLHQELITSFNSSGSLSYQAEYRVNPDSLILLESTVKDIVVLKSTLGCYRYSYVQEDDILRLEGPDYLASSCLWHLHGLKGYMIKLRLEWTLPDCRDRLAMYDAAGPLEKHLITSIYGCSRQEPVVEVLSSGPVMSIVWKKALYSYYDPFILSAQVVPLKACGVNITLREGLELQGKISTPHYPSYYSPNTQCTWHMSVPSLDYGVTLWFDAYALSRQKQDVPCTQGQWIIQNRRLCGLRTLQAYAERIPATSFADIAITFTSQISLTGPGVQAAYSLYNQSDPCPREFLCSVNGLCVPACDGIKDCPNGLDERNCVCPAKFQCQEDSTCIEFSKVCNQQQDCVNGSDEEQCNEEVPCGLFTHRCDDGTCVKKPNPLCDTTMDCKDLSDEKHCNCGLQAPLSRIIGGANSVEGEWPWQASLQVRGRHICGGTLIADRWVVSAAHCFQDERLASPSVWTVYLGKYFQNTSSHTEVSFKVIRLFLHPYYEEDSHDYDVALLQLDHPVITSPFIQPICLPATSHLFEPGLHCWITGWGALKEGGHISNILQKVDVQIIQQDTCSEAYHYMISPRMLCAGYDKGKKDACQGDSGGPLACEEPSGRWFLAGLVSWGMGCGRPNYYGVYTRITQVLGWMNQTMS, encoded by the exons ATGGAGGCCGAGGAACAGGAGGAAGATGCCAGCTCCCTCTCAAAGAGTGAATCAGAGACTAACTCACGTGTCTGCCTCCGCTATGTGTCTCTTGGAATAGTCTTTCTTTtgctggctggagctgctgcagcaacatGGTACTTCCTAG ACTATAGACCGTGGCACCTGGAACCCACCATCCTGCAGTTTTACTCCGGCAGCCTCCAGGTCCTCAATCGCAGATACTTCCCAGAACTTGGGCAGGTGGAATCCAGAGCCTTCTGGCTGGAGTCAGCTAAACTCCAGAATATG CTGAAAGATCTCATTCATTCCACAGAGCTGGGTCGGTATTACAACTCAAGCACAGTGTATGCCTTCGG GGAGGGGGCTCTGACCTTCTTCTTCTGGTTTACCCTCCAAATTCCTGAGAGTCAGCAGAAGGAGATGACTGCTGAGAGGGTAAACGCAACGCTCCACCAAGAGCTTATCACCAGCTTCAACAGCTCGGGCAGTCTGTCCTACCAGGCAGAGTACAGGGTCAACCCAGACTCGCTGATCCTGCTGG AATCCACTGTGAAAGACATAGTAGTGCTGAAATCCACTCTGG GTTGCTACAGATACAGCTATGTCCAGGAGGATGACATCCTAAGACTGGAGGGCCCTGACTATCTGGCTTCCAGTTGTCTTTGGCACCTCCACGGTCTCAAGGGCTACATGATCAAGCTACGCTTGGAGTGGACTCTGCCGGACTGCAGGGACCGCCTGGCTATGTATGATGCAGCAGGTCCCCTGGAGAAACACCTAATCACCTC GATCTATGGCTGCAGCCGGCAGGAGCCCGTTGTGGAAGTCCTTTCATCAGGCCCTGTCATGTCCATTGTGTGGAAGAAAGCCCTGTACAGCTACTATGACCCCTTCATCCTCTCAGCACAGGTGGTGCCCCTCAAAG CCTGTGGAGTGAATATAACCCTGAGGGAAGGCCTGGAGCTTCAGGGGAAGATCAGCACCCCACATTACCCCAGTTACTACTCGCCCAACACCCAGTGCACCTGGCACATGTCG GTCCCGTCCCTCGACTATGGGGTCACTCTGTGGTTCGATGCCTATGCGCTCAGCAGACAGAAGCAGGACGTGCCCTGTACCCAAGGCCAGTGGATAATTCAGAACAGAAG GTTGTGCGGCCTGCGGACCCTACAAGCCTACGCTGAGAGGATCCCAGCCACATCCTTTGCTGACATTGCCATCACCTTCACTTCGCAGATCTCCTTAACTGGCCCTGGCGTGCAGGCAGCTTACAGCCTGTACAACCAATCTGATC CCTGTCCCAGGGAGTTCCTGTGTTCTGTGAATGGCTTGTGTGTCCCAGCCTGTGACGGAATCAAAGATTGCCCCAATGGGCTGGATGAGAGAAATTGCG TGTGCCCTGCAAAGTTCCAGTGCCAAGAGGACAGCACCTGCATTGAGTTCAGCAAGGTCTGCAATCAGCAGCAGGACTGTGTCAATGGAAGCGATGAGGAGCAGTGCAATGAAG AGGTTCCCTGTGGTCTTTTCACGCACCGCTGTGACGATGGGACCTGTGTGAAGAAACCCAACCCGTTGTGTGACACAACCATGGACTGCAAGGACCTGTCTGATGAGAAGCACTGCA ACTGTGGGCTGCAGGCCCCTCTCAGCAGGATCATTGGTGGTGCTAACTCTGTGGAAGGGGAATGGCCATGGCAAGCCAGCCTGCAAGTCCGGGGACGCCACATATGTGGGGGAACGCTCATTGCTGACCGCTGGGTGGTCTCAGCTGCACACTGCTTCCAGGATGAGAG ACTGGCTTCTCCCTCTGTCTGGACTGTTTACTTGGGCAAATACTTCCAAAACACCAGCAGCCACACAGAGGTGTCCTTCAAAGTGATCCGCCTCTTCCTCCATCCTTATTACGAGGAGGACAGCCATGACTATGATGtggccctgctccagctggaCCATCCTGTGATCACCTCACCCTTCATCCAGCCCATCTGCTTGCCTGCCACTTCTCACCTCTTTGAACCTGGCCTTCACTGCTGGATCACTGGCTGGGGAGCCCTCAAGGAAGGTG GGCACATTAGCAATATCCTGCAGAAGGTGGATGTGCAGATCATCCAGCAGGACACCTGCAGCGAGGCCTATCACTACATGATTTCTCCCAggatgctctgtgctggctACGACAAGGGCAAGAAGGATGCCTGCCAG gGTGATTCTGGAGGTCCACTGGCCTGTGAGGAGCCCAGTGGCAGGTGGTTTCTGGCTGGTTTGGTCAGCTGGGGAATGGGGTGTGGGCGTCCAAATTACTATGGAGTGTACACCAGGATCACTCAAGTTCTAGGCTGGATGAATCAAACCATGAGCTGA